GCCGCTGCGCGTCGTCATCGCGGAGGACAACCTGCTGGTCCGCGAGGGATTGCGCAGCATGCTCGCGAGCGACCCGACGGTCGACGTCGTCGCGGTCTGCGAGCGGTACGAGGACCTGATGATGGCGGTCGCCGAGCAACAGCCGGACGCGGTGCTGACGGACATCCGGATGCCGCCGACCCTGACCGACGAGGGCGTCCGAGCGGCGGCCGAGATCCGGGCCTCGCAGCCGTCGATCGGCGTCGTGGTGCTCAGCCAGTACGACGACCCGGAGTTCGCGCTGGCGCTGCTCGGCGACGGGTCCCGCGGTCGGGCGTACCTGCTGAAGGAGCGGATGTCGGACCCTGGCCAACTGGTCGCAGCGCTGCACGAGGTGTCCCGCGGCGGGTCGGTGGTCGACCCGAAGGTGGTCGACGCGCTGGTCCGGGCCCGCAGCGGCCGGTCCGTGACCGCCGTCCTCACCCCGCGGGAGAAGGACGTGCTGGCCGAGATGGCCAGCGGCAAGGACAACTCGGCGATCGCGGCCACCCTGGTGCTCTCGGTTCGGGCCGTCGAGAAGAACATCAACGCGATCTTCTCCAAGCTGGGGCTGGCCCAGGAGACAGAGGTGCACAAACGGGTCAAAGCCGTTCTGCTCCACCTCGCCGAGAACGGCTGATCAGTCCCGGCGAGTACCTCTGCGGCCCGAAATTGGCGGGTGAGAACTTGGTGACCCGTGGGTAACGTCGAGACGGACAGCCCCTGCCGGAGGAACGTCCTCCGTGTCCGGCTGCCCGGCAGCGGAGAGGACGGCCTTGCGCGAGGACGAGTCCGAGGTGGTCGGCAACCTGTCGCCCGGCCCGGCAGGCCTGCGCCTGGGGCTGCGCGCAGCCGGCGGTGACTCGCTGCCCGCGCGCTGGTTCCACGCCATCTTCGAGACTCCCCTCGTGTTCTCGGGGCTCCTCGACGCCACGGGTCGCGTCCTCGACGCCAACCGGCTCTCCATCGAAGGCTGCGGCTTCGACCGCGAGAGCACGATCGGGAGCCCGTTCTGGGAGTGCGGGTGGTGGCGCCTCGATGACGAGGTCGCCGACCAGGTGCGGCGGTGGTGCGACCAGGTCGTCTCGTCCGGCCAGCCCTTGCGCAAGTCCAGCAGGTACTTCGTCGCCTCCGGCGAGGAGCGGATCGTCGACCTCTCGCTGACTCCCGTGCGCGACCAGCAGGGGGGAGATTTCATCGTCGCGACCGGCCGCGACATCACCGACGGGGCTCAGGACGCGGATGTCCTCGCCCGGCGCGAGCTCGCCGCTGCCGAGTCCGGACGACGCCGGGCCGCGTCGCAGATCGCGGAACTGTCCCGAGTCGCCCTCGACCTGGTGCGAGCCGAGTCGGTGCGCGACCTGGAGCAGGCCGTGATCGGCAGCGGCCTGCCGGTCCTCGGCGCCCAGGGCGGCGCGATCGCGATCCGGGACGACGACCGTGGCGTGGTGTCAGTCGCCAGCAGCACGCGCCTGGTGCCCCAGCTGCAGATCGAGCACCGGGAGCTGCCGCTCGACAGCCCGCTGCCGGTCGCGTCTGCCGCCCGGACCGGCACCCGGGTCCTGCTGCCGACAGTGCGCAGCGCGCTGGAGTGGTCGCCGGTGATGGGCGAGGTGTACGTCGTCAGCGGCCGCGCCGCCTGGGCGGCGCTGCCCCTCCACGCGGGTGAACGACTCATCGGCGCCCTGGACGTGTCGTGGATCGACGAACGGACCTTCACTCCCGAGGAGGTCGCCCTCCTCGACGTGTTCGCGGCCTTGTGCGGACAAGCACTGGACCGGGTTCAGCACCTCGAGGCGGAGCGTGCGGCCGCGGACGCGGTCCAGCAGATGTCGGAGACCCTGCAACGCTCGCTGTTGACCCAGCCGCCGACCCCGGACGCCCTCGACATCGCCGTCCGCTACCAGCCTGCGTCAGAAGCGGCCCAGATCGGCGGCGACTGGTACGACGCCTTCGTCAACGCGTCGGGGGCGACCATGCTCGTCGTCGGTGACGTGAGCGGGCACGACCGGGCGGCAGCCGCCACCATGGGTCAGGTCCGCAACCTGCTGCGCGGTCTGGCCTTCGACTCCGACGACGGGCCGGCCAGGCTGCTCGAGCGGCTCGACACCGCCTTGAACGGGCTCGAGCTCGAGACCCTCGCCACTGCCGTGCTCGCCCGAGTCGAGTCCCTGCCGTCGGCGCCCGACGGGGTGCGTCAGCTGCGTTGGAGCAACGCCGGGCACCTGCCGCCGCTGCTGCGGACCGCCGAGGGCTCGGTCGAGCGGCTCGAGGCCCGGCCCAACCTGCTGCTCGGCGTGGATCAGGGCAGCGAGCGGGTGGACCAGGTCGTCGACCTGCCGCCCGGCTGCACACTGCTGCTCTACACCGACGGGCTGGTGGAGCGGCGCGAGGAGATGCTCGAGGACAGCATCGGCACCCTGGCCGACGCCTTCGCCGCCGTGGGCGGCGCCACGCCGGACGAGGTCTGTGACGCCCTCCTCGACGCCGGCCGGGCCGAGACCGGCGACGACGACATCGCCCTGCTCGTCCTCCGCTGCAACGACTGAGCCGTTCTGCGACCCTCGGCGTCGGTGTGGATGCGACGTTTTCGCGGAAGCGCCTTGGGCCCTACTCACCTGCGAGTCGGCAGGACATGGACTTGAGTTTGTCGCACTATTGGCCGATCACGTGCTCATGAACGGGGGATCATGAGGCAACGGCGTCCACGCGCAGGCCGGTCCGCACAGGCCCGGTACAAGCTGTTGCGCCGCCGATGGCGCCGTCGTGTCCTTCCCAGATTCCGCGTGGTGCTCTGGTCGGTCATGGCCGTGGCCCTCTTCGGAGCGGCCTTACCGGCACCTTGGGCCTGGTTCGCAGGTTGCATCTTCGGGGTGGCCTTCAGCATGTGGCTCTGGGTGCGCGATGCGGTTCCGCGTCATATCGAGCAGTGGCAGGACGGCGCGGAGGGCGAGCGGATGACCGAGAAGGCACTGCGCCCGCTTGAGCGAGAGGGCTGGCTCGTCGAGCACGACCTGGCGGGCCTCTACGGGAATGTCGACCACCTCGTGGTGAGCGAGGCAGGCGTATTCGTGCTCGACTCGAAACGGTGGTTTGGAGAGGTCACTGTCGAAGGCGGGACGCCGACGATCACTCCTCGCGACAACCCGGACGCCGCGTGGTCCCCCACCGGACTGGCGCGCCGAATGAGAGGTCTCGGGTTCCGGCAGAAGGATGCGATCGAGCGGTTGACTGGCGTTCGAACCTGGGTGCAAAGCGTGGTCGTCATCTGGGCGCCCTTCGAGCAGCAGGTCGTCGAAAGCGACCGGGTTGTCTACATTCACGGCGACTGCCTGTCCGGTTGGCTCAGGGCACGCCGGCGGCTCCTGGACCCGTCGACCGTCGACCGGATCCGACAGAAGGTGCGCGCCGGCTGATCAGGTCCCGGCAGCGGTCCACCCAGTCGCCGCCTGGCTCGTGAGGTGCCGCCACCGCAACTTTCGCAGGCGACCTCACCCGAGCCGCGGTGCGTCCCTTCCGGATCGGCGCGAGTAGGAGCCCTACGGCAGGCGTTGCAGCCACACGGATCCGGAAGGGACGCACCGCCGAGCCCGCGTGCGGCACCTGGCCGGTCAGGGGCCGGGCGGCGGGGTGTCGGCCTGCGCGAGCGCCCGCTTTCGGATGACGCCGCGGGCCTCGTCGAAGCCCGGCATCGGACGCAGCGGGGCCATCTCGGGGTCGCTGTCAACGGTCGTCAGGTCGGCGAAGCCGAGCTCTGCCGCTCGCTGGAAGGCGGCCAGGCCCCGCTCGAGCTCACCGACGGCCGCCCAGCCGCACGCCGTGTTGTAGGCGATGTGCGCCGGGTGCCCCGGGCCGTCGAACTCCGGCCGGCCGGTCCGGTCGAGGTAGGCCTGCCCGATCTCGGCGCTCGGGCGGTCCCCGCCTTCGGCGTGCGCGGCGTTCTGGACGGCCACGACTGCGGCCGAGCCCAGCGCCGGCGCGGAACGCACGGTCTCCGCGACCGACGACCAGTCCCGGCGGGCCCGGTCTGCCAGCAGCAGCAGGGTCGAGCCGATCGGGTCGGAGGGGTGCTGGGCCGCCGACCGCAACCGCGCCATCGCCGCCCCATCCTCGTCACCCGGTCCGACCACGGCCAGGACGTCCAGCATCCGCTGCTCGAGCTCACCCGAGCGCTCGCCGGCCAGGTGGCGTGCGTCGTCGACCCGCCCGGCCCACAGCAGCCGGGAGACCTGCTGGCTGACGTCGAGCTGCTTGACCTCGCGGGCCTGCCGGATCGTCATCACGTTGGCCGCGATGAGGAAGAGCGCCATCAAGGCCCCGAAGACGTAGCCAAGGCGTACCGCCACCACCGCGATGACAACGGCGGTGACGACCGACACCACCGCGGCCCGCACCTCACGCTGCGCAGGGCTGCCCGGCAGCAGCTCGCGCATCGTCTGCCCACCGTCCAGCGGCAGGATCGGCAGCAGGTTGAGCACGCTCCAGGCCAAGGTGATGAAGATGCCGAGCGACAGGACGGAGGACCACAGGTCGGAGCGCACGTCGACGGCCACGTCGACCGCGACCAGCGCGAGGCCGATGACGATGCCGACGGCAGGACCGGCGACCGAGATGGCGACCGAGCGGGCCCTTGACACCGGCACGGGCGGGACGTACGACGTCAGACCGCCGAGGCCGGCCAGCGTGATCACTGGCGAGGCGCCGGTGCTGCGCGCGACGACCGCATGGCCCAGCTCGTGCACCAGCACCGAGACCGTGGCGAGGACGACCCAGATGACCACGTCGCGGACGTCGACGCCGGGGTACCACCCGAGGATCCCGATGACGATGAGGAACGAGATGTCCACGGTCACCGGGAAGCCGAGCACGTGGAACCGCGCGATCGGGCGCCCGCCCTCGACCAGGGGCATCGTCACGACACGAACCTATGTCGTCCGGCGCCACCAAGCCGCCGTGAGAGGTTGGGACACGCAGGCCCACACGTTCGAGGGGAGACGCCGATGCCCGCGCCCGGCCGTGATCAGTCGGCGCCGATGGAGCGCCTGGTCCGGTTGATCGGCGCGCTGACCCAGCATCCCCAGGGCGCACCGCTGCCGGTCATGCTCACAGCCCTCGGGTCGGCCGACGCGGCGCCCGAGGCCCGTCGCCGGATGCTCAGCCGCGACATCGACCAGCTCAACCTCCTCGGCTACGACGTGCGCAACGTCGCGGAAGCCGGCGCCGACGGGGTCTACGTCATGCGGGCCCGTGACAACCGGCTGCAGGTCCTGCTTACCCCCGAGCAGCGGGGGGAGCTGCTCCGCGCCGCGCTCGCCGCCGGCCTCGACGACCTGGGCGGCCATCTCGGCGCCACCGACCTGCCGACTGCGCCGAGCGCCGCGAACCCGTCGCCGCCGACCCTCGACCTCGTCCAGCGCGGCACCACCCGGCACTGCCTCGTCCGCTTCACCTACAAGGGCGAGCCGCGCGTCGTGCACCCCGGCCAGGTGCACAGCGGCCCGTCCGGCTGGTACCTCCGCGCCCGCGAGGAGGGCAGCGGGATCGTCAAGGAGTACGTCGTCTCGCGGATGAGCGACGTCGCCCTCGGCGACCCCGGCTCGGCCGACGTGCTGGACGAGGTGAGCCGGCCGACCCTCGACCCGCTCAGCTGGGGCGAGGACCCGCCGACCGAGGTGGTGCTCGCGGTCGAGCCGGACCAGCTGGTGCTGGTGGAGAACCTGCTCGGACCACCGACCCGCACGGAAGACGGCGCAGGCGAGTCCCTGACGACGTACGTCGTCACGAACCGTGCTGTCTTCCGCTGGCGGCTCTACGAGCTGAGCACACGGGTGCGCGTCGTGGCCCCCGACGACGTACGCGACGAGATGCTGGCCGAGCTGCGCGCGATGGTGGGGACGCGATGAGCCAGCTGGCCGGCTACGCGAAGCGGCTGGCGGCCCTGCCGCGAGCGCTCGGCATCCTCGAGCTGCATCCCGACGGGCTGCCGGTCGCCGACCTCGCGGCGGACCTCGGGGTCGACCCGGACGACCTGCGCGAGGTGGTGCTCGCCTACTACCGGGCCGACCTGGTGGAGCTCGGCAGCTTCGGACAGCCGGTCGTCGAGTTCTACGCACCCGGCGCCGAGGACGACGAGGTCGACCCGCGCACGGCGCAGTGGGTGCGCGTGGTGTCGCCCGACCCGGAGCAGGAGCTCGGTGTCGACCACCTCGGCGCCGAGCAGCTGGGGCGGCTCTTCGCCGCGGGCAACGACCTGCTCGCGCTCGAGCCTGACAACGACGTGCTGCGGTCGGCGCTGGACGCCTTCCGCGACGCGCTGCTCCCTGCCGACGGCGACTCGGCGCCCGAGTGGCGCGCGGCCACGGCTCAGTCGCTCTACCGGGCCGCGCAGCAACACCGGCGGGTGCGCATCACCTATGCGCGGCAGTGGCGACCGGGCGCCGGCGAGCGGGTCATCGAGCCCTACCGGGTCGTGCGGACCCGGCGCGGCTGGGAGGTGGACGCCGGCCCGGCCGACGACGTGGCGCGGGTCCGGACCTACCTCGTCTCGGGGATCTCCTCGTGCGACCTGCTGGAGCAGACGTTCGAGCCACCGGCCGACCTCGACGACCTGCTGGTCGTGCAGCGCGCTCCGGTGAGCGTCGAGCTGGTCGTGCCGCAGGACCGCCGGTGGGCCGTCGACCGCTACGCCGAGGCGGTCGTGGTGGTCGACGACGACGAGGAGTCGGTCAAGCTGCGCGCGGACCTGCTGCCGCCCGTGGGGCAGCGGCTCGGCCTGCTCCTGCTGTGCTGCGGGCCGGACGCGTTCGTGATGGAGCCAGCAGCGCTCATGGCGGCCGGCGAGTCGATGGCGCGGCTGCTGCTCGAGCACCACCAGGGCAGCCGCCCGACCTGACCGACTGTCGGGGAATCCGCACGATGACTGTGCTGATTCCCCGACAGTCCACTGCGGTGCCGGACTCGGGACCTTGGGCCCTGCCCGGACGCGCCGCGGCTGCCTACCGTCACGGCCATGAGGCTCGAGGAGCTGCAGCACGCCGTCCGCGGGGCGGTCGAGGACCCCGCGTTGACCTATCGGCAGCGCGTGCAGCTCCTCGCCTCGCTCGCCGAGAACGTCATGGACCCGCCGCCGCTCAGCCCGGCCGCCCAGCACGCGCTGGACAAACGCGTCATCTGCGACATGTACGAGGGCAACGCCCCCTACCGGCCGCGGTACGTGCTGCCTGACTACGGCAAGGCGCTGCGCCAGGGGTCGACGTTCCTCGAGCTGCCGCCGCCGGCCGGCCTGGACGAGGCGATCGCCTTCCTGCTGGCGATGTACGCCAATGTTCCCTCGATCACCGGCTACCCGGTGTACCTGGGGAACTTCGACGAGCTCCTCGCGCCGTACGTCGGCGAGCTCGACGACGACACGGTCTACCGCGTGCTGCGCAGCCTGTGGGTGGTGCTCGACCGCATCATGCCCGATGCCTTCACCCACACCAACATCGGTCCGGAGGACTCCCGCTTGACGCGCGCCGTGCTGCGGGTGGCGGCCGAGCTCCAGCAGGTCGTCCCCAACCTCACCCTGCGGGTCGACCCGGAGCGCACGCCTGACGACCTGGTCCTCGAGGCGGTCCGCACGGTGTTCGCCTGCGGCGGCCCACACTTCGTC
The Actinomycetes bacterium genome window above contains:
- a CDS encoding response regulator transcription factor; this encodes MTLVEEPVDHATPLRVVIAEDNLLVREGLRSMLASDPTVDVVAVCERYEDLMMAVAEQQPDAVLTDIRMPPTLTDEGVRAAAEIRASQPSIGVVVLSQYDDPEFALALLGDGSRGRAYLLKERMSDPGQLVAALHEVSRGGSVVDPKVVDALVRARSGRSVTAVLTPREKDVLAEMASGKDNSAIAATLVLSVRAVEKNINAIFSKLGLAQETEVHKRVKAVLLHLAENG
- a CDS encoding SpoIIE family protein phosphatase, whose translation is MREDESEVVGNLSPGPAGLRLGLRAAGGDSLPARWFHAIFETPLVFSGLLDATGRVLDANRLSIEGCGFDRESTIGSPFWECGWWRLDDEVADQVRRWCDQVVSSGQPLRKSSRYFVASGEERIVDLSLTPVRDQQGGDFIVATGRDITDGAQDADVLARRELAAAESGRRRAASQIAELSRVALDLVRAESVRDLEQAVIGSGLPVLGAQGGAIAIRDDDRGVVSVASSTRLVPQLQIEHRELPLDSPLPVASAARTGTRVLLPTVRSALEWSPVMGEVYVVSGRAAWAALPLHAGERLIGALDVSWIDERTFTPEEVALLDVFAALCGQALDRVQHLEAERAAADAVQQMSETLQRSLLTQPPTPDALDIAVRYQPASEAAQIGGDWYDAFVNASGATMLVVGDVSGHDRAAAATMGQVRNLLRGLAFDSDDGPARLLERLDTALNGLELETLATAVLARVESLPSAPDGVRQLRWSNAGHLPPLLRTAEGSVERLEARPNLLLGVDQGSERVDQVVDLPPGCTLLLYTDGLVERREEMLEDSIGTLADAFAAVGGATPDEVCDALLDAGRAETGDDDIALLVLRCND
- a CDS encoding nuclease-related domain-containing protein translates to MAFSMWLWVRDAVPRHIEQWQDGAEGERMTEKALRPLEREGWLVEHDLAGLYGNVDHLVVSEAGVFVLDSKRWFGEVTVEGGTPTITPRDNPDAAWSPTGLARRMRGLGFRQKDAIERLTGVRTWVQSVVVIWAPFEQQVVESDRVVYIHGDCLSGWLRARRRLLDPSTVDRIRQKVRAG
- a CDS encoding M50 family metallopeptidase, with protein sequence MPLVEGGRPIARFHVLGFPVTVDISFLIVIGILGWYPGVDVRDVVIWVVLATVSVLVHELGHAVVARSTGASPVITLAGLGGLTSYVPPVPVSRARSVAISVAGPAVGIVIGLALVAVDVAVDVRSDLWSSVLSLGIFITLAWSVLNLLPILPLDGGQTMRELLPGSPAQREVRAAVVSVVTAVVIAVVAVRLGYVFGALMALFLIAANVMTIRQAREVKQLDVSQQVSRLLWAGRVDDARHLAGERSGELEQRMLDVLAVVGPGDEDGAAMARLRSAAQHPSDPIGSTLLLLADRARRDWSSVAETVRSAPALGSAAVVAVQNAAHAEGGDRPSAEIGQAYLDRTGRPEFDGPGHPAHIAYNTACGWAAVGELERGLAAFQRAAELGFADLTTVDSDPEMAPLRPMPGFDEARGVIRKRALAQADTPPPGP
- a CDS encoding WYL domain-containing protein — translated: MPAPGRDQSAPMERLVRLIGALTQHPQGAPLPVMLTALGSADAAPEARRRMLSRDIDQLNLLGYDVRNVAEAGADGVYVMRARDNRLQVLLTPEQRGELLRAALAAGLDDLGGHLGATDLPTAPSAANPSPPTLDLVQRGTTRHCLVRFTYKGEPRVVHPGQVHSGPSGWYLRAREEGSGIVKEYVVSRMSDVALGDPGSADVLDEVSRPTLDPLSWGEDPPTEVVLAVEPDQLVLVENLLGPPTRTEDGAGESLTTYVVTNRAVFRWRLYELSTRVRVVAPDDVRDEMLAELRAMVGTR
- a CDS encoding WYL domain-containing protein codes for the protein MSQLAGYAKRLAALPRALGILELHPDGLPVADLAADLGVDPDDLREVVLAYYRADLVELGSFGQPVVEFYAPGAEDDEVDPRTAQWVRVVSPDPEQELGVDHLGAEQLGRLFAAGNDLLALEPDNDVLRSALDAFRDALLPADGDSAPEWRAATAQSLYRAAQQHRRVRITYARQWRPGAGERVIEPYRVVRTRRGWEVDAGPADDVARVRTYLVSGISSCDLLEQTFEPPADLDDLLVVQRAPVSVELVVPQDRRWAVDRYAEAVVVVDDDEESVKLRADLLPPVGQRLGLLLLCCGPDAFVMEPAALMAAGESMARLLLEHHQGSRPT